From the genome of Rhizobacter sp. AJA081-3:
ACCAGACGTGAAAGCGCAGCGAGCCGGTCTCGCGGTGCGCCACCGGCAATCCGATGCGCCGCGTCACGCCCTCGGGCGCACCCTCGGTCCAGCGGTACAGGGCCGGCAGGCAATCGAACTCACCCTTGATTGGCCAGTAGGCACCGATCGTCTTCTCCGGCCGGCCGATCAGCCACACGCGCAGCACGCTTTGCAGCGCCACGGCGCGCTCCAGGCGGTCGGGCAGCGCCTGCCGCGTGGCGACCAGTCGCTTGCGCAGGGCATCTCGTTCGGTGGGCAGCATGGGTGCGTCCGGTGGCGGGCCAAAACGCGATTGTGCAAGACTGCCGCATGGCCGCCGACCGCGAGTTCGTCACCCACTGCATGGAACTGCTCTCGCCGCTGGGCAGCGTGCGCTCGCGGCGGATGTTCGGCGGGCACGGCTTCTACGTCGACGACCTGTTCCTCGCCATCATCGCGTTCGAGCGCCTGTACCTGAAGGCCGACGCGCAGACGCGGCCGCGCTTCGAGGCGGCCGGCTGCGAGCCCTTCGTCTACGAAGGCCAGGGCAAGAGCGTGACGCTGGGCTACTTCACGGCGCCCGAGGACGCCATGGAGTCACCAGCCTTGATGCAGCCCTGGGCGCGGCTCGCACTCGAGGCGGCACTTCGCGCCAGGGCGGCGAAGAAGGCGCCGGCGAAGCCGCGCAAGGGCAGGCCCTGAAGCAGAGGGCGGCGCGCCTGCCAGCGCACCGAGGCACCCTCGCCGCGGTCCCAGGCCTCGATGACCACCGCCTGTGCGTCGTTCACGCGCAGCGACTGGCCCGGTGAAAGGATCTGGTCGGCATCGCCGCACTCGCCCGTGATCCACACACGGCCGCGCAGCACGGTCAGTTCGCCACCCCCGAGGCCGAGGCGGCGTGCCTGTCCCGGGGCCAGGGAAAGAACGGCATGGGCTTGCGAATTCATCATCAATCTCCTGGAAGTCACGGTAGGATCTTCGTCCTTGAGCCGAGGAAACTCCAATGACTTCGGCAGACCTCATTGATGCGGATTTGAAATGAATACCGGACGCCGCCGCCCGCTCTCGCTGTCCAACCTGCGCGCTTTCGAGGCGGTGGCGCGCCGGCTGAGCTTCAGCGACGCGGCCGAGGAGCTGTTCGTCACCCAGTCGGCCATCAGCCGGCAGATCAAGAGCCTGGAAGACGAGCTCGGCACACCGCTGTTCGTGCGCGGCACGCGCCACGTCGAGATGACGCAGGACGCGCAGATTCTGCTGCGTACCGTGGAGCCCTGGCTGGCGCGGCTGGACGCCGGCGTGCGGCAGATCCGCGAGAAGCACAGCAGGCAGCGTGTCAGCGTGACCACCTTCGCCTCGTTCGCCTCGCTGTGGCTGCTGCCGCGCATCGAGGCCTTCCAGCGTGCGCACCCGGACATCGACATCCGCGTCTCGGCGCACGACTCGCTGGCCGACCTCGACGACCCGGAACTCGACCTGGCGCTGCGCTACTGCAGCCCGGCGCAGGCGCCGGCCGGCGCGGTGCGCCTGTTCGGCGAGACGCTGACGCCGGCGGTGAGCCGGCAGCTGATGGCGCAGATCCGCGACGGCCAGGCGCCGCCGCTGGCGCGGCCGGCCGACCTGGCCCAGCACACGCTGGCCGAAGAGGACGACAACAAGGCCAGCACCGAGTACCTGAGCTGGCGCCACTGGCTGGCCCAGCAGGGCGAGCCGGCGCTGCAGCCGCGCCGCTGGCTGTACCTG
Proteins encoded in this window:
- a CDS encoding TfoX/Sxy family protein is translated as MAADREFVTHCMELLSPLGSVRSRRMFGGHGFYVDDLFLAIIAFERLYLKADAQTRPRFEAAGCEPFVYEGQGKSVTLGYFTAPEDAMESPALMQPWARLALEAALRARAAKKAPAKPRKGRP
- a CDS encoding LysR substrate-binding domain-containing protein, with amino-acid sequence MNTGRRRPLSLSNLRAFEAVARRLSFSDAAEELFVTQSAISRQIKSLEDELGTPLFVRGTRHVEMTQDAQILLRTVEPWLARLDAGVRQIREKHSRQRVSVTTFASFASLWLLPRIEAFQRAHPDIDIRVSAHDSLADLDDPELDLALRYCSPAQAPAGAVRLFGETLTPAVSRQLMAQIRDGQAPPLARPADLAQHTLAEEDDNKASTEYLSWRHWLAQQGEPALQPRRWLYLNFTYQQVQAALAGQGVALARVALVYEALARGELVEPFGLAGRTTSPYAYWLIAPPASRLRPEVRQFCEWVQAQAELTRAATGEAAAS